A region of the Brienomyrus brachyistius isolate T26 chromosome 10, BBRACH_0.4, whole genome shotgun sequence genome:
AGTCCCCAGTTGTCAGATTGttcatggtcacagtgaagactcgttggtcaggatcatcttcGATTGGCACTTTACTCTTCATCTGTGTAGAATCACTGCTTACTATAGGTGGACATAAATCCAAATaaactctgcaccagtatttcacacgAGTTTTGTATCTGTCACCATATAGACATCGGATAGTGACAGATGCTCCACCCCAGCATTTATAAATCAGGTCTATGGAAGTATCCATATGCCGGGGTACTGAAAGTCTGCAGGTGAGATGAattgtttaaataataaatcacaATGAATTCGTGGTAGCACAAGATCAGTCATTGTAGAATACGACCGTAACACTAGTTTGTACTGCAATTTAGTGCGGCATACAAATTAGACACCGATGTATCTGAGGAAGAGCAGGATGTATATCTGATcaggtcatcagagctgtattatgggatgtcagcAAGACAGGTAACGctaatatttaaaatgaaatagcataatcatacaatgataagaaagagaGTTAAAATACTTCATATATCAAGTATAATACAAGTAAGTaatgagtttattataagaatgtccTTTGAATCGCTGAAATTTTTAAAAAgctaaaactgcttaatttcattctttttagcttTACTCTAACCTTAGCTCAGTATTTTgttcaccctggtgcttgttggtaatactccagtgagtacagtgcaccccccctcccccaaacggATTCTTCCCACAAAAATGCGCAGACCTCCTTCATGAGGGAAAGATTTGGgatccatttagcctttatttatttgtaatagagtataaatgactcacatattttaattaattacttacattcagtgctgtATGTGGTTGTGGATTGACTTTAATATGAAGGAGGATCTGCAGGTTTCctgccacacacaggtaccagcccgtgtccttcctctccagtcacctcattgtgacgctgagcactttattaactctttcatcactgagctccacaggcctcccatccaaactcccagaattcCCTACACAGGAGCCCCCGCCCatcttacaccacatcatgtcgatgtaaatgtcagtatagtgacactgaatactgacagtgtctcctttcataggcgtcacctcctgtttgtccacaagctgccctggagatcctgaagacacaaatcGGGAACAAAGGAAGCAATAACGTTTGCATAACAATAAGATATTCTCACTATGATTATGAACCAGTAACAAGATGTTTATATCGTCTGTCCATATTTAAGTTcaggcaggaacttaaatacaaaaactGAACAGGGTGATGACAAGCAAGAGTGAaacagacaattaaccaataggggaaggtgcaggacaacgagcaacCAGGGAAACACATAAGGTCAAGAATAGGCTACAGGTGGAACTAATTAACTTGGGGACCTGAACAGggaaactaagaactaaccaaggaAACAGGGAAACAGGAACTAAGACTGGGGAGTAACAGACAGGTAGGAACACAAGCATAGGCACAAAGAATTTAACCGAAACCAAATACAAAATCACCAGACACAAGAATTAGAAAAactcatacaaatgaaacactagggagtAAAATATGAAAGGAGAGGAAGCAGGGTTTGAACATGCGACAGAGTGGTATAGATAACTGCATGATCGACAAGTTGAGCCATGTGGCAGAGAACAGAGGAAACACTACAGACTGACAACAGGGAAGACAAGAACGACTGACAACGCTTGGGACGGGATGAGCGACGACAAAAAAAGGAATTAAACccaaagatttttaaaatattacaatGACCAGTTTGAACAGGAGTCTTAACAAATagtcatttatttattcttatttattcatttatttagttatctatctgtttatttattctttatttatttttatttatttacttatttatgttGCTGGATGTATATGTGGTATAATATTTTCAGTTGAATTGATATGCATTGTTATGTATTTAGACCATATATGTAGACAATATTTTACCTCTGGTATTGTTCGTTGTTATATAATATTTCCTGACGTTATTCTCAAtaacatattttaaaaagagCGCCACGACGGGGGAGTCCCGGGACTGGCCTGCACCTCCCTGCACCTCCCGCATCATGCCACGTCACGTAAAGAATCACAATGCAGAGCGCGACTCACTTCGGGATGACAGTATATGATTTCTGCAAGTGATATCACTTGTTACCTGTCTGGCTCAAAGCTGTATTCACCTTCAAATCCATGCAGGGATATGTGATATTACTTGTAGACATCATATACTGTCATCCTTAAGAGAGTTTTCACTGGCTCAAAGCATTTAATAAATTAATCCGAATCGAAAGCCAGAAGTTATGAAGGTAAGTCTACGGGTCCCCCTACAGGCGCAATCGCGTCATTGCAAGCGGCTTCGCagcttttaatgcatttattgatTACCAAGAAATGCTGTTCCACCAAGCACTTAATTTCTGGAATTATTTGTAAGTCTACATGACCTTTCGTTACAACTCTCTCTCTCGACACGACTCAGGTTACACAAGGCGAAATCTGGCCCCTTATTCGCAGTTCCATATTCGGATTTTCAGGTCCACCTTAAGTAGTCCAAAGGACCGCAGCCTGCAGTAGGGGCATTTCTATCTATTAAAAACATCAGTTCACCTGTgacctgactttttttttttttgaaggaagatttGCATCAGGGTTAAAACACTCGGCTTGTTGCTTAAATTAGCCTATACATGATCGGCCTTAACGACGCCCATTTCTTGCAGCATTAATATCAGTCCATACCTGTACAACAAATTTGCGTTATTGAGTCGCAGTTCGGAGAGTGTGAAGAGTGTCCGGagttattaaaatatttcatataaaCATATATGAGATAAACTTTTAATGTTGCAGGAAACTGAAAGAAAATTGGAGTTATCTTTTCTCTTAATTCATTCCTCGCTGCGGCGAAGGAGCTCCGTTTCTTCGTAGTGGGGGAGTAGTGCGGGAGGTAGCCGAGAGTAGCTCTGTCGCCATAGAACCTAAATAACCGTAATGACTTAATAAACTCAGGAACACGAATAGCACGCCAGGCAGTTTCTCTGTGTCCTTTGCCCCACGCTATACTTGCCTGTGGTCTCCACCATGGTTTGCTGCATGTGCTGCGTGGGGATGCTTCAATCACTCAGATAGTTTCATTCGAATTTGGGGGGGAAACAATCACTTTGTCTTTTTGTACATTGCAACCACAGTTTTATGTCATGAGGTATTAAAATGCATGATTTGATTATCAgtttgatgattattattattaaagagaAATCGGCATGCCATAGGCTGCCAGCTAAAGAGTATCTTGCTATAAGaaaagtaaaagtaaaaaaaattataagaaGCGTAACTTTAAATAAATTTCTGTGGTCTAATTGTAATTAGCTGAGAGAGGAATTTTATTATTCTTTTGCTTGAACGTACTCAACTTTCAGACGCCTGGAACAGATTACAAGCCAAGTGAGCTCTGGGAGGAAGAGAGAACAGGAACAGAGAAATGGTGCGTTGGGTGCATGATTTACATGGAAGAGGAAAAGGGTGGATAAAGCTCAGAGATGCCTGGGGTTAACATGGCATATTCTGCAAGCTTAGTACTAAGGGTGCAGCGGGTGGAGTCTCCGGTTTCCTTCCACTGTCCAGAAACATGCAACTTAAATGAACTGGAGTGCCTAAACTGACCGTATGTGTGACCCTGCAATGGCTGGCTGGTTCCTACTTTGTGTTATATGCAACGTATATAATATATTACATGTAAATGATTACTGTTGTACAATATGCGGCACGCGGAGTGGAGTCAGAGGAGCGGCAGTCAGGATATCGGGGAacagcaacaggaaacagctggtgaacaagGGGAacccacacgaggttaacgagggggcgtggcacacggaaggagcgTACGATTTTGGCAGAACAATTACTTGATGAATCGTGAGATTAATTAATTGACTCAATTATTGTTAAAATCGATAGCGATAGccctaaataataataataataataataataataataataataaatcagggATAAGGTAAAAGGTTCAGGCAGTGTattgaaatgcaaaaactcACATTATGCTTAATCAATTTACTGTTACACTTTGTTACAGAATAAAACATTCAAGCAAAAGTATTTATTGGAATGTTTCTGGAAAAACAccacattcattcattaataGTGCAGATACGATACACAGATGCAGATAGTGCAGATGAGCCACATTTTAATCTCTTCACAATAGAACTGGAACAGATTTTCAGAAAGACACAGAAATGGTTCAGCTTTATGCAGAAGAAGTTTATTCTTAGTGCTGCAGAGCAGAGCAACTTCGAAGTATTTAATCTTCTGCAAAAAAGGAAGCAGAAAAAGAAGGAAGAATGGtaatcattttattattattttattgacaGTATTATGTATTATGGTAAGTTAAAAACAAGTAGATTTGACAGACAACTCCAACAGAATTAACTTATTCTAGCTAGAAGCAGAAGTCTTTACAAACACCCAGTGATCACCATCCCATCATCCTTTGCCCTCCTAACTGCAGGTGATATCCATATCCACACACCCTTTCAGTAGGGCTCAGCTTCCCATCTGCATTTCATATTACACCGAAGGGCATATGAAGAGTGCACAACCTCATCCCAGACAATCCAGTGTGATGTGAAGAGTGCACAACCTCATCCCAGACAATCCAGTGTGATGTGAAGAGTCCACAACCTCATCCCAGACAATCCAGTGTGATGTGAAGTGTACAGACTGATCCTAGAGAATCCAGTGTGATGTGAAGTGTGCACAGAGTCATCCTAGACAATCCAGTGTGATGTGGTGTGCACAGACTGATCCTAGAGAATCCAGTGTGATGTGAAGTGTGCACAGACTCATCCTAGACAATCCAGTGTGATGTGGTGTGCACAGACTGATCCTAGAGAATCCAGTGTGATGTGAAGTGTGCACAGACTCATCCTAGACAATCCAGTGTGATGTGAAGTGCGCACAGACTCATGCCAGACACTTCGATCTTTAATCAGGGGGCACATCAGTTGAAGGTGTAGAGGTTCAGACAAAATTAGTTCCTACAGAACCGCTGTTACTCTAGGTTAAATATTGCTTTTTAAGGCCATATACAGTGAGGAGAGTTCATGTCTTCATTTAGTTAACCACACCACACCCATCACTGCCGAATAGCAAcggtgtgtggttcagtgggttatgcaactgcctgtgattggaagattCCTGGTTTGAGCCCTGGCCTCAgaagaatagtcacatgtctgctgggcccttaagcaaggcccttaaccccctcaAAGATGCTTCAGGGGGGCTGAATGGACAGATGACCCTGCACTCGGATCCCAAGCTTGGCCCTCAACAGCATTCACACTGATCAACCATAACATTAAAATCAAAAATTGGGAACGATCTGAGCGACTTTAACAAGGGCCGAATTGTGATGGCTAGATGACTGGGTCAGATCAATTGATCTTGTGGGGTGTTCCCAGTAcgcagtggtcagtacctaccaaaGGTTGGTGAATTGGTAATGGGATCATGGGCAGCCAAGGCTAATGCAGCTTGACGTACTGCAAAATTAGTTCGGGAATGGTATAAGGAATATGAAAAATAGTTCAATATGTTTgcttggcctccaaattccccagatctcaatcaGATCTTGCATCTTTGGGAcctgctggacaaacaagtctgGTCCATGGGAACCTCACCTCACAACTTACGGGGCTTAAAGATCTGCTGCTAATTTCTAAGTGCCAGATACCactggacaccttcagaggtcttgcaGAATCCATGCCTCGGATCAGAACTGTTTTTGCAGCATGTGGGGGGGCCTACACAATAAGGTGCAGGCAGGTGCTTTAATATTACAGCTGATCGGTGTATgtatgtctcaaaggagagcatgatggaatatgcaaaaagaagcattccgatgtacttgtgcaaatggcaactAAAGCTGCATTTCACTCATCTATAAGGGGATTTTGATACAATGTAGCAGGAAACTCAAAAATTCACACTTTCTGTTCAAAGACTCATATTCGAATTAATATCCTGAAGCGACATGAGCTTTTTCTATATAACTTCCCCTACTAAAGTTAACAATGGAACAGCTATCCATTCGCATAAGTGCATAAGTCAGATTTCAACGTGCTGGCTGGTTGACCCTAATGGGAATTAAAGTAACCAATGAGAAGTAGGTTATTCCATCATGTGACTGACAATGCACAGTCATCCCTCTCACCAGGCAGACTTGAAAGCCACAATCCACTCCCAGGCCATGTTTGGAATGTCCACTTGTTCACTCACTCACTGTACAGTGTTTTCTATGTAGAACACTCACTAGGGGACAAGGGCAGACAGCGGTTGATATATTTTGGACACTAGGCGGATGTTACGCTGCCACATAACGTGTGATGGATAGTCGTAATTTTCCTCTCTGTTGTTTAAATGCCAGAATGTGGACATCAATGTTGCTATTTCTGTCagtaaacattttaattgaCATACGTCTTAAcaacactgaaataaaaataaaattttacgaCAAAAATATGTGAACTTTATTTACAATATACTTGACTGCACTGTATCCACCTATGCAAGCATTGTGGTGACTGCAGTTGTAACTATGGTATTATAGTCTAATCTTAAGTATACTGTATTCATTACCCATGCAAAGCAgtgaaatatattaaaatatttgttttttaagCAGCAGTAGCTCTGCCACTGTTGTTATAGCTCGTGTGCATGTATTTCATAAGTGAGCTCCTTAACAGCGGTTAATGGTCACGGTTCAGACTGCGTTGCTACGGGGCAGCGATGTGTGTTGTGTAGCTTTTCCAAGTTTTTCCAATCTGGTTCCGACACTCACACGGCAGCCCATAATGCACGATGGTCTAAGTCAGCCAATGTAGGGTACAGCTTCAATGCACTAGATTTTCGTGCGCCTTGCGATGACTTTATATGGCGCAATAATAGTGAATGATATGTAGAGTTGATAATTCGAACAGCACTACCAATTGGCTAATTCAATCGTGATATAGCGGACATTCTGAACACAGCCTCAGTTTGTGGTGTTTTAACAAGCATAGAACTTCCTGAACTCTATGAAAACCTAGTTAAACAGGCTGTATCTACCCTAGCAACATTCAGTCGAAACATCACACAGTAGTTACATTGACAAGGAGTTTTCTGGCTTTACAGTGCTGGTATGCGTCTCTCTGACTCTAGGTAGGATGGATGCTTGGGCGGATGACTCTGCTAGCTGTAGACAGAAGATAGCGCCTAGACTGACGAGGATGATGCTTGGAGATTCCTGGCTACTGGAGGTCATATAGCAAGTCCTGAATAATGGACACAAGTTCTTGAAAAGGTGGACGATCTTCCGGTTTCTGAAAGGGGACACGAGTAAGGGACGCGAAACAGTCAAACAAGGAAGGATTCGATCTGTGGTTGTATGGATTACTTACAGTGACTTACACAAGTAAGGGagaaaacattaaaaccacacacCTCATTCCAACAGGCGGCCATAATGCTGTACACTCTCTCATTAGCCAGTTGGGGGCGATAGAGACGAAGTCCACTGGAGAGTTTCTGTACTATCTCTGTGTTATTAAGGCGTTCATAGGGCATCTTGCCCAGAGTGTAGATTTCCCACATGAGAACGCCTAGTGAAGTAAAACCCAAGCAAACAAAACATGTCGTATTTAGTGGGGCTCAAGCAGCATTTCAAAGACCAGCTACGGTCATTCAGTTCATCTTTAGCAAGGCGGAAGCTTTGGGCTCCCATGATGCTGtcagttttggtgcatttaaatataaatatgcataaaaaatacataatctgAAAATTAAATGGCGTGCATGGTCTCCCACAGTCCCCCACAGTCTCCCACAGTCCCCCACAGTCTCGCACAGTCCCCCACAGTCCCCCACAGTCTCCCACAGTCCCCCATAGTCCCCCACAGTCTTGCTGAAAACATACTTCACTGCACATGTCTATGTCTTTTACTTCTATAGTACATTTATTCTACTCTATAACCACACAGTGCAATTATGAATAAATATGTATTGTGAGGTAACATAAAAGTATTGCGAGATAAATGCTGAGGTTATATGAAATGATGCAGAGGTATTATAGTATTTTCTCGCCAAaggattatttattttaatgttaCTATAATTTTTTTCTGCCATATGTTTTTCCTTCGATGTCCCTTTACGGTCTCCATACCTCTTTTAAGTCCTACTGcgaaatttgatcatattttgGCAGAAAAACGCAATCCtgtcatttatatttatatattttgtgaaaaaaTCTGTTGCTCGGAAGTAATTTGACCCTATTCAGGAATTCTGGCGTTCCCGAATTTTCCGGGTGTTATCAAAGCAGCCCGATTTAACAACAAACAGACACTTACCGAATGCCCAGACGTCAGACTTGCTGCTGAATTTGCAGTAGAGGAGGACTTCAGGTGGCGACCAGCGGACGGGGAACTTGGAGCCCTCAGAGCTGGTGTACTCATCGTCCAGGACGTACCTGGAAACAGTGGAGGTGGGACGGGTGAGTACCACCATTCGCAGGTTTCATGCCAAGATGGTTCAGTCTGGTACAGCggcatatttattatttttttccaggaAAGGCCTTACCTTGATAATCCAAAATCCGTGACTTTTACTGTTCCGTTTGCATCCACTAAGCAATTTCTGGCTGCCTGAAAGCAGAGCAGAAGCATTTAAAAGGGCTCACAGTAGCATCATCGGCCTATGGGAAGCAAATAATGAACCTCGGCTATAAACCTAGAAGGGTTCAAAGCTGAGTCACCTATATGCAAGACGAAGCCTAAAGCTACAAGCTTGGCTCTCACCAGGTCCCTGTGGAGGTACTGCTTCGACTCCAGGTAGGCCATGCCCTCACTCACATCCTTGCACATTTCCAGCAGCTGGATGGGATGTGGGCTCATGACTTCGCGGAGGTAGCTCAGCAAGCAGCCGTTGGACAGGAATTCGGTGACGATGTAGATGGGTCTCTGTTTGGTGCAGACGCCATATAGCTGCACGAGGTTGGTATGCTGGAGTTTCCTGGCAAAGGGAAGCCGAATAAAAGAGGAACACCTTTAGCATCCTGGGAGATGATGTTGCTGCACCCAGTCAGGTTCATCGTCAAGGCAGATAGCATAGTAGATAACAGCAAAAATCCTCATCCTCATCTCACAGTTTAGGGCTCTTGTGGCCCTGGAAGAAACTTAATCACATAATATCCCTAAATATTTTGCTGTGAAAATGCTGTAAAATCTATAAATTATAACCCCCAGAATGCACACACTCTAGTGTCACCTTAAGGAGTGGACCACACCTACATCATGACTTTAGCCTCTTCAATGAAGTCATCTTCTGACATGGAGCCCTCCTTGATCATCTTGATGGCCACATCATGCCGGCCCTGCCACTTGCCGTACTTCACCACCCCGAACTGCCCGCAGCCTAGGTCCTTGATGCAGGTCAGGTGACGTGGGTCAATCTCCCAGACCCCTGAAGTCAACAGAAGCAGACAAGAAAGGAATGTCAATATCAATACCTTGTGATGAAGCTTTTAGATCAGGCAGTGCATAGGACAGCCCCCTACAGCTCAAGGCACCAAATGCTGTCTTTGCTGTTCTTCAGACTCTAATCATGCAGTTAAGCAACAGGCAGGGTCACCCATCCTTCTAACCGTGACATTTTGGCCTCCATAAGCCTGGCTCCATGCCTTACTCACCATATCCAAGGCCAGCCGTAGACGGAGCATTTTGGGTCTTGTTTGACACAACATACTTCAGCCTGCTCACCATTCCTTTGGATAGAACACACAGCCATATGATCACCAACATTATTATTACAAAAGGATGTTATTTGACGTAGTTTGGGTTCCAGGTGAGAGAGACGCAGGAGCGGTCCTGTGAGGAATCCAACCTGCGGCATTGTGCTGGTGGTATTTAATGAGATCAGATATCGTGTCGAAGTAGTGCCTCTCGGCGAGGTAGAACTGGCCCTGCTGATTCGTACAAATGTTGTAGTGTCTGCATGCAGGTGCTGCATCGCTTGAAGGCCAGAGAGAGAAGAGCAACGTTTCAGAAGCAGGACATGACAGTTCAGGTGTCAACATGGCGGGTGGCAGAGTTCCAGAGAAAAGATAACTTGTTATCTGCTGATAAAACATGTTCATCAGAACGTCATTAACCCCAGAGTGGCAAGGAACCAAATATGGATTTTGCATAAAGAGATTTACATGTCTTTGCAAGCTCAGACTTCTCAGTAAGCTATGGTCACGTGTACAGACGCACGCTCGCATATTCATATGCTGATATACTCATACACACTCATAtgctcatacactcatacacactcatatgctcatacactcatacacactcacacacttcaTATGGACGTTTGAACTCACCCTCCACCCTTAGTGAACACGGAGACGGTGTACTTCCCAGCCTTGCTAGAGTCCCGTACCAGAAAGCCGCCATCTTTGTTCTGCAGGACAAATGCAAATAGCGTGATGTGCAGGCGGCATGAAGCTTTGGCGGGCGTGTACACATCCACGGCATCTCTAAGGGCAGCGTCAGTGACAGACGTGTGCGGTGATGTGATGGATCCACTGATGTGGGATAGTGATCCTCACTTAACCTGCATGTGCATTTACTGCTCCTGCAGACCATAGCTGTGTCCCAATTCAGGGGCTGTATCTATATAGTCTTCGTAGGCTGTGTCCTCCTAAATCTGCACAGTGAATCCTGGGAAAGATTGAGCCATGAAGGATTCATTGGGTGGATTCTTAGCAGCCTGGCAAAAGAAGGAAGCATTTCTCCCCCCCTTGCAAAGGGACAGCCTTGTCCCATCGCTGCGACGCAGTTGGTCTTTGAATGCAGCTGTAAAATGCTGCAGCCCCTGAATTGGGACACAGTTTATGTCACAAACACACAAGTTTCAAGAAGCTACTAACTCAGACAGGGTTAGCAGAGGCAGCTTATATTAAACGTGGCGTTTGTGATTGGTTATAGCCGCTGTTAGCAGTTGTCCATATTTCCATTCCCTATGCAGTTGATCCTCAGCCGACCTGGCTGCTAACTGGCAAGGCTGACACCAGTAGCTAAATGGTAAACTGGCAATGTAAAACAGGAAGAGAATGAAAAAAATGCTCGTCTGCACTTCCATATGTGAGAACAACGTCTTGAAGAACCACAACAAGGCTGTGGTGGAAGATGAGGGAGCCCACAGGTCGCCCGCCTTTACCTCCTTCCTCAGCAGGTTCTCTGCTTGGCTGCGGTTCATGTTCTTGCAGTACCATCTGCAGAGTGAATAAGGGCAGGAGGAAGTCTGTGTTTTTTCTATGTGCGCTGACCATAACGAACTTTTAGCAGAACAACCATTGAGTTTAACTAGAC
Encoded here:
- the btk gene encoding tyrosine-protein kinase BTK, with translation MGDIILEDFFIKRSQQKKKTSPLNYKERFFTLKQGKLSYYDYDVEKGKKKSLKGSVDLEKIKCVENVEPELNAPSERLYPFQIIYDEGPLYIFAKTEEIRKRWIHVLKQEVKYNKDLLPKYHPCFWVDGVWLCCHQEVKQAMGCKVLETRSTVFSAQVSRKSRKPLPPTPNQEKNSRPLPLQPLPAEPPQPATPLEMKVIAEYDYVPQSEQDLELRKGEEYTVLAKESANWWKAKDRYGNEGYIPSNFVSEVQNGLEQFEWYCKNMNRSQAENLLRKENKDGGFLVRDSSKAGKYTVSVFTKGGGDAAPACRHYNICTNQQGQFYLAERHYFDTISDLIKYHQHNAAGMVSRLKYVVSNKTQNAPSTAGLGYGVWEIDPRHLTCIKDLGCGQFGVVKYGKWQGRHDVAIKMIKEGSMSEDDFIEEAKVMMKLQHTNLVQLYGVCTKQRPIYIVTEFLSNGCLLSYLREVMSPHPIQLLEMCKDVSEGMAYLESKQYLHRDLAARNCLVDANGTVKVTDFGLSRYVLDDEYTSSEGSKFPVRWSPPEVLLYCKFSSKSDVWAFGVLMWEIYTLGKMPYERLNNTEIVQKLSSGLRLYRPQLANERVYSIMAACWNEKPEDRPPFQELVSIIQDLLYDLQ